One uncultured Carboxylicivirga sp. genomic window, ATTTCGCAAAATCTCCATGGCATTTTTAATGCGGTATCCATTTACAAAATCAAAGAAATGTTGGTTTAAATGATTATTTATTAATATGGATAAATCCCTGCTCGCTATGTTAATCTGTGAAGCCAGCTCATCTATATTTAACGAAGGATTTAAATAAGGCTTCTGCTTAATCATAAAGGTTCTTAATGATTGGATTTCATGGTTCTCAATTTCATTATCTACGTTATTTAAATCACAATTTTGTTTTGGAATAACACTTTTAACTAATTGTAAATCTGATTTTATACCTCTAAATAACTCCGGAGTATGAAGTGCTTTTATCACCAACCATGCAATAAAAATAAGACCCAACAAGTTGACTGCCAAATAGGTGTAGTCGTATGCCATTTCGGAGTGACTGAATTTGAAAATATTTTTAAATGTGGCAATCAGGGCAATGAGCATAATTATACTCACCAATTGAAATAACCATTTATAATTTAATAGTTTGGCATTAGAAAAGTTCTCCAATAACAACTTCTTGTATCTGATAATCAGCAGAAATGATAAAACTCCATAAACAAATATCTGCAGATGAATGGTAATATAAGAGATTCTTATTTCTAAGATTTGATAATAATCGGTTATACTCAAAAATGCTTTCTTTACTTCAAAATCCTGTGAATAATAGTTGGGGATAAATATCAAAAAATCAAAAACAAAAGGTAATAAATGCCATAAATGCCTCTTTGACAATTTGAAATCTGAGTATATCACT contains:
- a CDS encoding helix-turn-helix transcriptional regulator, producing MRPFHMESLSYDNFISLIYVFVSWILVLFLITAKTKNRLSNLILASFLLVDAQDSSGLFAHFFLYPMYPDLGMLLNSTVFLKMPLLYLYLQSVIYSDFKLSKRHLWHLLPFVFDFLIFIPNYYSQDFEVKKAFLSITDYYQILEIRISYITIHLQIFVYGVLSFLLIIRYKKLLLENFSNAKLLNYKWLFQLVSIIMLIALIATFKNIFKFSHSEMAYDYTYLAVNLLGLIFIAWLVIKALHTPELFRGIKSDLQLVKSVIPKQNCDLNNVDNEIENHEIQSLRTFMIKQKPYLNPSLNIDELASQINIASRDLSILINNHLNQHFFDFVNGYRIKNAMEILRNSDKKNVTILEVLYDVGFNSKSSFNTAFKKYTGKTPTEYRKMHLLSDG